The Anaerolineae bacterium genome contains a region encoding:
- a CDS encoding molybdopterin oxidoreductase family protein, whose translation MNNDVDLQPWIEIRGVCPHDCPDTCAWIVTVDRVTGRAIRLRGAEDHPVTRGVLCAKVDRYLERTYHPERLLHPMRRIGTKGQGRFERISWEEALREISERLREIADRHGPEAILPYSYAGTMGLVQSQSMDRRFFHRLGATRLLRTICSSAGFQGLLYTLGTARGTPPEDFRHARYILLWGANLLTSNAHQWPFVQEARQRGARVICIDPVQTRTARLSDRWLPILPGTDGALALAMMHVIFAEGLEDRAFIEQHCVGGDLLRARVTEWTPERAATITGLSASEIVQLAREYATIRPAAIRLSYGLQRHAGGGMAVRAIACLPALVGAWRDVGGGLLLSTSSAFPLNYAALERPDLCPPGTRALNMVELGRILTEVDDPPIQALIVYNSNPAAVAPDQAAVRQGLQREDLFTVVIEQFQTDTADYADIVLPATTQLEHWDLLKPYGHYYLALNRPAIAPLGESLPNSEIFRRLARHMGFTDPCFEDDDLTLIRQALDSNAPELAGVTLERLLAEGFVRLHLPEPYRPFADGRFPTPSGKCELYSERMARDGYDPLPTYTPPNWWKRNLSPPASEALLFISPPAHYFLNSTFANVDRLRRREGEQVLLMHPQDAASRGLEEGQMVRVWNERGDFLARACLTEGIRPGVCASPSVWWPKLAPGRRNVNFVTSQALADMGGGATFHDCVVWVEPAQTDDGRKETREDG comes from the coding sequence ATGAACAACGATGTTGACCTACAGCCATGGATTGAGATCCGCGGCGTGTGCCCACATGACTGCCCAGACACATGCGCTTGGATTGTCACCGTGGATCGCGTCACGGGCCGAGCCATACGCCTGCGCGGCGCGGAGGATCACCCTGTGACACGTGGGGTCCTCTGCGCAAAGGTGGATCGCTATCTGGAGCGCACCTACCATCCGGAGCGGCTGCTTCACCCCATGCGCCGGATCGGGACCAAGGGGCAGGGACGATTCGAGCGCATCTCTTGGGAGGAGGCGTTACGGGAGATCAGCGAGCGGCTACGGGAGATCGCTGATCGGCATGGCCCCGAGGCGATCCTGCCTTATTCGTACGCAGGGACGATGGGGTTAGTTCAAAGCCAGTCCATGGACCGCCGTTTCTTCCACAGGCTTGGGGCTACCCGCCTGCTCCGCACAATTTGCTCCTCCGCCGGCTTTCAGGGATTGCTCTACACCCTGGGGACCGCTCGCGGCACGCCGCCGGAGGACTTCCGACATGCCCGTTACATCCTCCTGTGGGGAGCCAACCTTCTCACCTCGAACGCGCATCAGTGGCCCTTCGTCCAGGAAGCACGCCAACGAGGCGCTCGGGTGATCTGCATAGACCCCGTGCAGACCCGCACAGCCCGCCTATCCGATCGGTGGTTGCCCATCCTGCCAGGCACGGATGGCGCGCTGGCCCTGGCGATGATGCACGTGATCTTCGCCGAGGGGCTAGAGGATCGAGCGTTCATCGAGCAACACTGCGTTGGGGGAGACCTCCTGCGGGCGCGCGTGACGGAGTGGACACCAGAGCGCGCCGCTACCATCACGGGCCTGTCAGCCTCCGAGATCGTGCAACTGGCCCGTGAATACGCTACTATCCGCCCGGCGGCCATCCGGCTGAGTTATGGCCTCCAGCGGCATGCGGGCGGCGGTATGGCCGTGCGCGCCATCGCTTGCTTACCTGCCCTGGTCGGCGCCTGGCGCGACGTGGGAGGCGGCTTGCTCCTCTCCACCAGCAGCGCCTTTCCTCTCAATTACGCAGCCCTGGAGCGCCCCGACCTCTGCCCACCCGGCACGCGGGCGTTGAACATGGTGGAATTAGGCCGCATCTTGACCGAGGTGGATGATCCACCCATTCAAGCGCTGATCGTATACAACAGCAACCCCGCCGCTGTCGCCCCCGATCAGGCAGCAGTGCGCCAGGGGTTACAGCGCGAGGACCTCTTCACTGTGGTGATCGAACAGTTCCAGACCGACACCGCTGACTACGCGGACATCGTGTTGCCAGCCACCACCCAACTGGAGCACTGGGACCTGCTCAAGCCCTATGGCCATTACTACCTAGCCCTGAACCGACCTGCCATCGCGCCCTTGGGCGAGAGCCTGCCCAACAGCGAGATCTTTCGCCGTCTAGCCCGGCACATGGGGTTCACCGATCCCTGCTTCGAGGACGATGACCTGACCCTCATCCGCCAGGCGCTGGACAGCAACGCGCCGGAATTGGCCGGGGTCACCCTAGAGCGGCTGCTGGCCGAGGGATTTGTGCGCCTCCACCTGCCCGAGCCCTATCGCCCCTTCGCCGATGGGCGTTTCCCCACCCCCTCTGGCAAGTGCGAGCTGTACAGCGAGCGCATGGCTCGCGATGGCTACGACCCCTTGCCCACCTATACACCGCCGAACTGGTGGAAACGCAATCTCTCACCGCCGGCCTCCGAGGCTCTGCTGTTCATCTCACCACCGGCCCATTACTTCCTAAACTCCACTTTTGCCAATGTGGATCGGCTGCGCCGGCGTGAAGGCGAGCAAGTGTTGCTGATGCACCCTCAGGATGCGGCTTCCCGCGGCTTGGAGGAGGGGCAGATGGTGCGCGTCTGGAATGAACGAGGGGATTTCCTGGCGCGAGCGTGCTTAACCGAGGGGATACGCCCTGGCGTGTGTGCATCGCCTAGCGTATGGTGGCCCAAACTCGCCCCCGGCAGGCGCAATGTCAACTTTGTCACCTCCCAGGCGTTGGCTGATATGGGAGGCGGAGCCACCTTCCACGATTGTGTCGTGTGGGTGGAGCCGGCACAGACGGATGATGGCAGAAAAGAGACGAGGGAGGACGGATGA
- a CDS encoding YbaK/EbsC family protein: MTDEGRRTKADLARYIAEHGIAAELVTPPHETPSVAQAAAAMGCAPEQIIKSLVFLISGQPYLVIANGDAPISYRRLAAHFGISRKRIRMATPEEVLALTGYPAGGVPPFGWRTSLPVLMDPGVLTQDIVYGGGGDERTLVRIAPAELRRVTRPVLVTVTDEVVAATKPLRETSTC; encoded by the coding sequence ATGACCGATGAGGGACGGCGGACAAAGGCCGACCTAGCGCGCTATATCGCCGAACACGGAATCGCCGCGGAGCTGGTGACACCGCCACATGAGACGCCGTCGGTGGCCCAGGCCGCGGCGGCGATGGGATGCGCGCCGGAGCAGATCATCAAATCGCTCGTGTTTCTAATAAGCGGACAGCCCTACTTGGTGATCGCCAACGGGGACGCGCCGATAAGCTATCGCCGGCTGGCCGCGCACTTCGGCATCAGCCGCAAGCGGATCAGGATGGCCACGCCGGAGGAGGTGTTGGCGCTGACCGGCTATCCAGCCGGCGGAGTGCCGCCTTTCGGTTGGCGCACCTCGCTGCCGGTGCTCATGGACCCCGGCGTGCTCACGCAAGACATCGTCTACGGTGGTGGGGGCGATGAGCGCACGCTGGTGCGCATCGCCCCTGCCGAGCTGCGAAGGGTAACCCGGCCTGTGTTAGTCACGGTGACAGACGAAGTCGTGGCCGCTACAAAACCCTTGCGCGAGACATCAACTTGCTGA
- a CDS encoding response regulator transcription factor, whose protein sequence is MGWHILFIGKSDSVLDPIWPQLEARGMWVTLAASQRTAIEHARQRLPDLIIVDGTASRSCHRLCRSLRRVSPHSAVILLADEHGLPDDIPCDVRLSKPFTARKLIARIEKVLEQHVPKLLQVGPLILDPATRIVHGARGEQKLTPKECAILMVLMENAGRVVSRRQLMKSIWDTSYVGDTRTLEVHVHWLRRKIEADPTSPRLIVTVRGQGYRLNIPEASS, encoded by the coding sequence ATGGGCTGGCACATTCTCTTCATAGGCAAGAGTGACTCGGTTCTGGACCCCATCTGGCCGCAGTTAGAGGCGCGTGGGATGTGGGTCACCTTGGCTGCTAGCCAGCGCACTGCCATCGAGCACGCCCGTCAGCGCCTGCCAGATTTGATCATCGTAGATGGCACTGCCTCGCGCTCCTGCCATCGCTTATGTCGTTCGCTGCGGCGCGTCTCACCCCATAGCGCCGTCATCCTTTTGGCCGATGAGCACGGTTTGCCCGACGATATCCCCTGCGATGTACGGCTGTCCAAGCCGTTTACGGCCCGCAAGCTGATCGCTCGTATTGAGAAGGTGCTGGAACAGCACGTGCCTAAGTTGCTTCAGGTGGGGCCGTTGATTCTAGATCCGGCTACCCGGATCGTACACGGAGCCAGGGGGGAGCAAAAGCTGACGCCCAAGGAGTGCGCCATCTTGATGGTGCTGATGGAAAATGCTGGTCGGGTGGTAAGCCGTCGACAGCTCATGAAGTCTATCTGGGACACTTCGTACGTGGGCGATACGCGCACCCTGGAAGTACACGTGCATTGGCTGCGCAGAAAGATCGAAGCAGACCCTACGTCACCTCGGCTGATCGTCACAGTGCGCGGACAGGGGTATCGGCTGAACATCCCCGAGGCCTCAAGCTGA
- a CDS encoding glycoside hydrolase family 127 protein → MGIFYPANREPLLPPAFVPLPLGSVKPRGWLLRQLRLQADGLTGHLDEFWPDVGPNSAWLGGTGEAWERGPYYCDGLVPLAFLLEDEALLAKARRWMEAMLASQREDGWFGPPQNRDSWPLMVALKALTQYHEATGDERVLALMLRYFRRQLDHPADLPPDTWRGVRYADQVLSIYWLYNRTGEPWLLDLAARQYGAGFDWIEWFYRFPWRAKIEPFAFRHEHHVVNVAMAIKNPAVWYQQSHSERDRQAVYVALENLDRYHGQATGLFTGDEHLAGLDPTQGTELCAVVEFMFSLENLIAILGDPAFGDRLEKLAYNALPAAISPDMWAHQYDQQANQVLCTVDDRHWTNNRWDSNIFGLEPNFGCCTANMHQGWPKFVKHLWMATLDGGLAAVAYGPSQVQAIVGDGVLVKIVEETEYPFEGVVRLHIMPDEPVAFPLRLRIPAWAAEARVQVGQHTPQAVSAGGFHIIERVWQPGDSVELTLPMSIRATTRYRNAVSLERGPLVFALKVEEEWKQIGGELPHADWEVRPRSPWNYGLLLDRSRPELSITVTTRPVGDMPFHPDQAPVQLRIKGRRIPEWQLVRNSAGPTPLSPVESSEADEELTLLPYGSVRLRVTELPVIRLGT, encoded by the coding sequence ATGGGTATCTTCTATCCTGCCAATCGTGAACCCTTGCTTCCACCGGCCTTTGTGCCGCTGCCTCTGGGTAGTGTCAAGCCCCGCGGCTGGCTGCTACGGCAACTGCGCCTTCAGGCCGATGGGCTCACCGGCCATCTGGACGAGTTCTGGCCGGACGTTGGGCCTAACAGCGCCTGGCTGGGCGGCACCGGCGAGGCTTGGGAGCGTGGCCCGTATTATTGCGACGGGTTGGTGCCCCTCGCCTTCCTGCTGGAAGATGAAGCCCTGCTCGCGAAGGCTCGCCGTTGGATGGAGGCCATGCTCGCTAGCCAACGTGAGGACGGCTGGTTCGGACCGCCCCAGAACCGCGATTCCTGGCCTCTGATGGTGGCTCTGAAAGCGCTGACCCAGTATCACGAGGCGACAGGCGACGAGCGCGTCTTGGCCCTGATGCTTCGCTACTTCCGGCGCCAATTGGATCATCCCGCTGATCTTCCACCGGATACCTGGCGCGGCGTCCGGTATGCTGACCAGGTGCTCTCGATCTACTGGCTGTACAACCGCACAGGCGAGCCGTGGCTGCTCGATCTGGCGGCGCGCCAGTATGGGGCCGGCTTCGATTGGATCGAGTGGTTCTACCGCTTCCCTTGGCGGGCGAAGATCGAGCCATTCGCCTTCCGCCACGAGCACCATGTGGTCAACGTGGCCATGGCGATCAAGAATCCGGCCGTGTGGTACCAACAGAGCCACAGCGAGCGTGACAGACAGGCAGTCTACGTCGCGCTGGAGAACCTGGACCGCTACCACGGCCAAGCGACGGGGCTGTTCACCGGTGATGAGCACCTGGCTGGCCTTGATCCCACCCAAGGCACCGAGCTGTGCGCTGTTGTTGAGTTCATGTTCTCGCTGGAGAACCTGATCGCCATCCTGGGCGATCCGGCCTTTGGAGATCGGCTAGAGAAGCTGGCGTATAACGCGCTGCCGGCGGCCATCTCGCCGGACATGTGGGCACACCAGTACGATCAACAGGCTAACCAGGTATTGTGCACGGTAGATGATCGGCATTGGACCAACAACCGTTGGGATTCCAACATCTTTGGATTGGAGCCCAACTTCGGGTGTTGCACGGCTAATATGCATCAGGGCTGGCCTAAGTTCGTCAAGCACCTGTGGATGGCCACGCTTGATGGAGGGCTGGCTGCCGTGGCGTACGGCCCTTCACAGGTGCAGGCAATTGTAGGGGATGGCGTCCTCGTCAAAATTGTGGAGGAAACCGAGTATCCTTTTGAGGGTGTGGTTCGTCTTCACATTATGCCTGATGAGCCTGTGGCATTCCCCCTACGGCTTCGTATCCCAGCCTGGGCCGCTGAGGCGCGCGTGCAAGTAGGCCAGCACACCCCGCAAGCCGTGTCAGCCGGCGGTTTCCATATCATCGAGCGCGTCTGGCAACCTGGTGACTCTGTAGAGTTGACTCTCCCTATGTCCATTCGGGCGACCACGCGCTATCGGAATGCTGTCAGTTTGGAACGTGGGCCGCTGGTCTTCGCCCTCAAGGTCGAGGAGGAGTGGAAGCAGATCGGTGGCGAGCTCCCGCATGCGGACTGGGAGGTGCGCCCGCGCTCACCTTGGAATTATGGATTGCTGCTTGACCGATCACGTCCAGAGCTATCCATCACGGTCACGACCAGGCCCGTGGGCGATATGCCTTTCCACCCGGATCAGGCGCCGGTACAACTACGCATCAAGGGACGCCGCATCCCTGAATGGCAATTGGTCAGGAACTCAGCCGGGCCGACACCTCTCAGCCCGGTAGAATCGAGCGAAGCAGATGAGGAGCTGACGTTGCTCCCCTATGGCAGTGTTCGGCTTCGGGTCACTGAGTTGCCGGTTATCCGCTTAGGAACCTGA
- a CDS encoding DUF1858 domain-containing protein, which translates to MEWAALALSALAVGWGWLNWRRWREVGRSLETLRSTHYRLVEEIRQEIATLQSEIRKLKVDWYRERNGGAVFAPSMTVGEALSLHPDVAEVLAAFHIGGCASCAVSPEVTLEAAAAQSRADLSLLLQSLNALLAEEQAPVMLDSLQRRANITLYS; encoded by the coding sequence ATGGAGTGGGCAGCGTTAGCTCTGTCGGCGTTAGCCGTGGGTTGGGGCTGGTTGAACTGGCGACGTTGGAGGGAGGTCGGGAGAAGCCTGGAAACCCTGCGCAGCACCCACTACCGTCTGGTCGAGGAGATCCGTCAGGAGATCGCCACACTTCAGTCAGAAATCCGCAAGTTGAAGGTGGATTGGTACCGAGAGCGAAACGGCGGAGCGGTGTTCGCTCCATCCATGACCGTGGGTGAGGCGCTCTCCCTACATCCGGATGTGGCCGAAGTTCTGGCGGCGTTCCACATCGGCGGCTGCGCGAGCTGCGCCGTCAGCCCAGAGGTGACGTTGGAAGCGGCCGCGGCTCAAAGCCGCGCCGATCTATCCCTGCTATTGCAATCCTTGAATGCCCTTCTGGCTGAGGAACAGGCGCCGGTGATGTTGGATTCGCTGCAACGCCGTGCCAACATCACCCTCTATTCGTGA
- the mutS gene encoding DNA mismatch repair protein MutS — protein sequence MTTPMRRQYLALKRQYPDVILFFRLGDFYETFDDDAKIVSEVCNVVLTSRPVGNDLRVPLAGVPYHAIETYVAKLLQAGYKVAIADQRGNEAVGGLVPREVSRVITPGTVVEASLLDERRNNYLAAVVLEPERAGLAYCDITTGEFAVTQIEDNEIARRVREELGRLQPAEVVLAEGGLADRERAWLPSGEPPPTISRYAAWHFDVETARQALLERLQVGSLAGFGCEGKPLAIIAAGVIVQYLADHQPDALRQIVGLRTYTTSEFMALDEATRRNLELTQTIRSGEGRSSSQGSLLGVLDHTRTPMGGRLLRRWLGQPLLDVARIERRLDAVEACVRAPLERAELRDVLRNLGDLERWTNRVVQRIAQPRDLVGIRQALARLPAIREIVQHLALNSDALMAIAKQLDTCEDVRALLERAIAAEPPATTGTLGIIRPGFSAELDDIQARIAHAREWVANLERMERERTGIKSLKVGYNKVFGYYIEVTNANRALVPAEYIRKQTLTNAERYITSELKEYESLILNAEERLLELETQIYRQVIEQVAAAAGRLLATAHAVAELDVYLTLAEVAVRHRYVRPTLSDDTRLDIIGGRHPVVELTRQEVRFVPNDTHLSPEECIVILTGPNMAGKSTYLRQVALIVLMAQIGSFVPAESAHIGLVDRIFTRIGAQDEIHAGQSTFMVEMVETANILHHATSRSLLILDEIGRGTSTYDGLAIAWAVVEYLHNHPRLRARTLFATHYHELTDLAERLPHVVNYHVAVAEEGDHIVFLYKIQRGAADRSYGVHVARLAGLPPAVVQRAEEILKDLEQSGAQGPRRAAAASSDPMVVRQLTLFSLSDPILDELKALDISTLTPLEALNKLYDLQQQARARP from the coding sequence ATGACCACCCCCATGCGCCGCCAATACCTGGCGCTCAAGCGACAATACCCGGATGTCATCCTCTTCTTTCGGTTGGGAGATTTCTACGAGACCTTCGACGACGATGCCAAGATCGTATCGGAGGTATGCAACGTCGTGTTGACCTCGCGCCCGGTAGGCAATGACCTGCGCGTGCCGCTGGCCGGCGTCCCTTATCACGCCATCGAAACCTACGTGGCTAAGCTGCTTCAGGCCGGTTACAAGGTCGCCATCGCCGATCAGCGGGGCAACGAGGCGGTGGGCGGGCTCGTGCCACGTGAGGTTAGCCGGGTGATCACGCCCGGCACTGTAGTGGAGGCAAGCCTCCTGGACGAGCGGCGCAATAATTATCTGGCTGCCGTCGTCTTGGAGCCGGAGCGCGCAGGACTGGCTTATTGCGACATCACGACCGGCGAGTTCGCAGTGACCCAGATCGAGGACAACGAGATCGCCCGCCGCGTGCGTGAGGAGCTGGGGCGGTTGCAGCCAGCCGAGGTGGTGCTTGCTGAGGGCGGATTGGCCGACCGCGAGCGCGCCTGGCTGCCCTCCGGCGAGCCTCCTCCGACCATCAGCCGCTATGCCGCTTGGCACTTCGATGTGGAGACGGCGCGCCAGGCCCTCCTTGAACGATTGCAAGTGGGCAGCCTAGCCGGCTTCGGCTGTGAAGGGAAACCGCTCGCCATCATCGCCGCGGGTGTCATCGTCCAGTATCTGGCCGATCATCAACCCGATGCGTTGCGCCAGATCGTTGGCCTGCGCACGTACACCACCTCTGAGTTTATGGCGTTAGATGAGGCAACCAGGCGTAACCTGGAGCTGACGCAGACGATCCGATCCGGAGAAGGGCGCTCCTCCAGCCAGGGCTCGCTTCTGGGCGTGCTCGATCACACCCGGACGCCGATGGGCGGCCGGTTGTTGCGCCGCTGGCTGGGCCAGCCGCTGCTGGATGTGGCCCGGATCGAGCGGCGACTGGATGCCGTCGAAGCGTGTGTCAGGGCCCCCCTCGAGCGCGCTGAGCTGCGCGACGTGTTGCGCAATCTGGGCGACCTGGAGCGGTGGACCAACCGGGTGGTGCAGCGTATCGCCCAACCGCGCGATCTGGTGGGCATCCGCCAGGCCCTGGCGCGATTGCCGGCCATCCGGGAGATCGTACAGCACCTAGCCCTAAACTCGGATGCCTTGATGGCGATTGCGAAGCAACTGGATACCTGTGAGGACGTGCGCGCTTTGCTGGAGCGCGCCATCGCCGCTGAGCCACCAGCCACTACAGGGACACTTGGCATTATCCGGCCGGGCTTCTCAGCGGAGCTGGACGATATCCAGGCTCGCATTGCCCATGCCCGTGAATGGGTTGCCAATCTAGAGCGGATGGAGCGCGAGCGGACGGGCATCAAATCGCTCAAGGTCGGTTACAATAAGGTCTTCGGCTACTACATCGAGGTCACCAACGCCAACCGCGCCCTAGTGCCGGCCGAGTACATCCGCAAGCAGACGCTGACCAATGCCGAACGGTACATTACGTCGGAGCTGAAAGAGTATGAAAGCCTGATCCTGAACGCTGAGGAGCGGCTGCTGGAGCTGGAGACGCAGATTTACCGTCAGGTGATCGAGCAGGTGGCGGCGGCGGCAGGACGGCTATTGGCCACCGCGCATGCCGTGGCCGAATTGGACGTGTACCTAACCTTGGCCGAAGTGGCCGTTCGCCACCGCTACGTGCGGCCTACACTGAGCGATGACACCCGGCTCGACATCATAGGGGGACGCCATCCAGTGGTTGAGCTCACACGGCAAGAGGTACGTTTCGTCCCCAACGACACACACTTGTCGCCAGAGGAATGCATCGTCATCCTCACCGGCCCTAATATGGCCGGCAAGAGCACGTATCTGCGTCAGGTCGCGTTGATCGTCTTAATGGCGCAGATCGGCTCCTTTGTCCCCGCTGAGTCGGCACATATCGGATTGGTGGATCGCATCTTTACCCGTATCGGCGCCCAGGACGAAATCCACGCCGGCCAGTCTACGTTTATGGTGGAGATGGTGGAGACGGCGAACATCCTGCACCACGCCACCTCGCGCAGCCTACTCATCCTGGACGAGATCGGCCGCGGCACTTCCACTTATGATGGTCTTGCTATCGCCTGGGCCGTCGTCGAATACCTTCACAACCACCCTCGCCTGCGAGCGCGCACCCTCTTCGCCACACACTACCACGAGCTGACCGACCTGGCGGAACGGCTACCTCACGTGGTCAACTACCATGTGGCCGTGGCGGAGGAGGGCGACCACATCGTGTTCTTGTACAAGATCCAACGGGGAGCGGCCGACCGCTCGTATGGGGTGCATGTGGCGCGGCTGGCTGGGCTGCCGCCGGCCGTGGTGCAGCGCGCCGAGGAGATCTTGAAGGATCTGGAACAAAGCGGGGCCCAAGGACCCCGTCGAGCGGCAGCCGCTTCGTCCGACCCAATGGTGGTGCGTCAGCTCACCCTCTTCTCGTTGTCCGATCCCATCTTAGATGAGCTGAAGGCGCTGGACATTTCCACGTTGACCCCTCTGGAGGCCCTTAACAAGCTGTATGATCTCCAACAGCAAGCGCGAGCGCGACCCTGA
- a CDS encoding helix-turn-helix domain-containing protein — MAERGLTVGYVAGCYAMSLGRAQLTPDEVRTWLAQGQSETVAFASASSSPRKLAETLVALANTHGGVLLIGAVGRDLTAQTGPGLRNPAEIRERALAAALMVDPPLILPLPTIVTVDGQPLCVVTVPSGLPHVYSFKGQFLTRTGAHNRPLTASELRHLLLDRGEAGFEAQPVVGATLADLDMDAVAQYARQLEAFAAEDLNEVLLARGCAVRQEDGTLIPTYAGILLFGRKPQQFVRSAEIIAVRYAGLDMADEFVREDIRGPLAEQIRRAEAFVAANMRRGMRIAGLEREERTEYPLPVVREAIVNAVAHRDYGIRGDSIRVLMFSDRMEVYSPGRLPGHVTLENLVEERFSRNEAIVQVLSDMGFIERLGYGIDRMIRSMEQEGLPPPRFEETAAGFKVTLIGHGANLVNSRPEAQRWGHILLNPRQEKALAYLSEHGRITNSEMRALFPEVSDETIRRDLADLVDKGLLLKIGEKRATYYILK, encoded by the coding sequence TTGGCTGAACGAGGTTTAACAGTAGGTTATGTAGCGGGTTGCTATGCCATGAGCCTGGGACGCGCCCAACTTACTCCCGATGAAGTGCGCACCTGGCTGGCGCAGGGCCAAAGCGAGACCGTGGCCTTTGCATCGGCCAGCAGCTCGCCGCGCAAGCTGGCGGAGACGTTGGTCGCGCTGGCTAACACGCATGGCGGCGTCCTTCTGATCGGCGCAGTAGGACGCGACTTGACAGCGCAGACCGGCCCCGGCCTGCGCAATCCTGCCGAGATTCGTGAGCGTGCGCTAGCTGCGGCGCTCATGGTGGATCCTCCCTTGATTTTGCCTCTGCCCACGATCGTTACGGTGGACGGCCAACCTTTATGCGTGGTCACCGTGCCCTCTGGCCTTCCCCATGTGTACAGCTTCAAAGGACAGTTCCTGACACGCACGGGTGCCCACAACCGCCCGTTGACGGCCTCGGAGCTGCGCCATCTGCTGTTAGACCGCGGCGAGGCCGGCTTCGAAGCGCAGCCGGTCGTGGGGGCCACCCTGGCCGATCTCGATATGGATGCCGTAGCCCAGTACGCGCGACAGCTCGAAGCCTTCGCCGCCGAAGACCTGAACGAGGTCCTTCTGGCGCGTGGATGCGCGGTGCGTCAGGAGGATGGCACGTTGATTCCTACTTACGCTGGCATTCTACTCTTCGGCCGCAAGCCGCAGCAGTTCGTGCGGTCGGCGGAGATCATCGCGGTGCGTTATGCTGGCCTAGACATGGCGGACGAGTTCGTACGTGAGGACATCCGCGGCCCTCTTGCTGAGCAGATCCGTCGCGCCGAGGCCTTCGTCGCCGCCAACATGCGGCGAGGGATGCGTATCGCCGGGCTAGAACGGGAGGAGCGCACGGAATACCCGCTGCCCGTCGTGCGCGAGGCCATCGTGAACGCGGTGGCTCACCGCGACTATGGCATCCGCGGCGACAGCATCCGCGTCCTCATGTTTAGCGATCGGATGGAGGTGTATTCCCCCGGCCGCCTGCCCGGCCATGTCACCCTGGAGAACCTGGTGGAAGAGCGCTTCTCGCGCAACGAGGCCATCGTCCAAGTGCTGTCCGACATGGGATTCATCGAACGGCTGGGCTACGGGATTGACCGCATGATCCGCTCGATGGAACAGGAGGGGTTGCCGCCGCCCCGTTTCGAGGAGACAGCGGCCGGCTTCAAGGTGACACTGATCGGACATGGGGCAAACCTGGTCAACTCTCGGCCGGAAGCTCAGCGTTGGGGGCACATTCTGCTCAATCCACGGCAGGAGAAAGCGTTGGCCTATCTGAGCGAGCACGGACGCATCACCAACTCAGAGATGCGCGCTCTCTTCCCCGAGGTCTCCGATGAGACCATCCGCCGTGATCTCGCCGATCTGGTGGACAAAGGCTTGCTCCTCAAGATCGGCGAGAAGCGAGCGACGTACTACATTCTGAAATAA